The Deltaproteobacteria bacterium genome includes the window AACATTGAGAAGGGGGGCCGAGAGGGGGCCTCTCGAAGAGGGTGGATGTCGAAGAGCAAGAGCAAGAGCCGCCACGGCGGCTGAAGACGAAGACGGAAGAAGAGGCTTGCGAGGTCAGCCTTCTCATGGGAGGCGCCAAGGACGCCCAAGGTCGTCCCGACGCGGGTCCCGCGGGCCGGCCGTCAGCGCGTCCTTGGGCGTCCTTGGCGCCTTGGCGTCCATGAAGTGCCCGGTGACCGCGACCAGGCCGTGGACCGCCGGAAGGGTCGGACGAGCTAGGCGAGCGTCTCGCCTTCGCGGACGAGCCGCGCCGAGTTGAAGACGATGACCAGGTCGGCGAGGTTGTGGAGCACGAGGGCCACGATCGGCGAGAGCAGGCCCAGGGCCGTGATCACCACGCCGGCGACGATGAACCCCACGGCGAAGACCAGGTTCTGGGCGACGACGGCGCGGGTCCGGCGCGAGAGCTCGATCAGGAACGGGAGCCGGCCCAGGTCGTCGCGCAGGAGCGCCACGCGGGCGCTGTGGATGGCCCCGTCCGTGCCGGCGCCGCCCATGGCCCCGCCGCCCGAGGAGGAGCCGGAGAGCACGATGAGCATGT containing:
- a CDS encoding ABC transporter permease, giving the protein MMLLETIRLALVSVRRNALRSFLTLLGIVIGVAAVIAMVAIGDGAKARVEATFASMGSNMLIVLSGSSSGGGAMGGAGTDGAIHSARVALLRDDLGRLPFLIELSRRTRAVVAQNLVFAVGFIVAGVVITALGLLSPIVALVLHNLADLVIVFNSARLVREGETLA